One Nitrospirae bacterium YQR-1 DNA window includes the following coding sequences:
- the speD gene encoding adenosylmethionine decarboxylase has product MHALGKHLLVELRECNPTRIIDLREVTDALVGAAKAAKATIVDVSFHEFNPFGISGMVIIAESHLSIHTWPEYNYAAVDIFTCGDIINPDHAAKYLIDKFESKCPSIMEMKRGIISEADVKLPHKVFQDDFQYVS; this is encoded by the coding sequence TTGCATGCTTTAGGTAAGCATCTATTAGTTGAATTAAGGGAATGCAATCCCACCAGGATTATTGATCTAAGAGAAGTAACGGACGCATTGGTAGGTGCCGCAAAGGCGGCAAAAGCGACGATAGTTGATGTTTCATTTCATGAATTTAACCCTTTTGGTATCAGCGGAATGGTTATTATCGCTGAGTCACATCTTTCTATTCACACATGGCCTGAGTATAATTATGCTGCGGTAGATATATTTACCTGCGGTGATATTATTAATCCCGACCATGCAGCAAAGTATCTCATAGACAAATTCGAGTCAAAATGTCCTTCTATTATGGAGATGAAAAGGGGGATTATTTCTGAAGCAGACGTTAAACTGCCTCATAAGGTATTTCAGGATGACTTCCAATATGTCTCATAG
- a CDS encoding putative addiction module antidote protein, with translation MILKKTINYKDTLLQSLKNPEEAALYLSAALEEEAPEAFLLALRNVAEAVGLSSVSEKSKLNRENMYRMLSEKGNPEFSSLSALLKTLGLQLAVKAKE, from the coding sequence ATGATATTAAAAAAGACAATAAATTATAAGGACACTCTTTTGCAGTCATTAAAGAATCCTGAGGAGGCGGCTTTATATCTTAGCGCCGCGTTGGAAGAGGAAGCGCCGGAGGCTTTTCTGCTGGCTCTTCGTAACGTTGCCGAGGCTGTGGGGCTATCAAGTGTCTCTGAAAAATCAAAGCTTAACAGAGAAAACATGTACCGTATGCTATCAGAAAAGGGGAATCCTGAGTTTTCAAGCCTTTCTGCACTCCTAAAAACACTTGGTTTACAACTTGCCGTTAAAGCTAAGGAATAA
- a CDS encoding type II toxin-antitoxin system RelE/ParE family toxin: protein MEAFPRQLEIYVTSEGRIPFLDWLDALKDYKGKAKIRVKIDRLSLGNFSDCKSLEDGVHELKVDCGPGYRVYYGQADSNIIILLCGGDKGTQKHDIKKAFSYWEDYKRR, encoded by the coding sequence ATGGAAGCATTCCCCAGGCAGCTGGAGATTTATGTAACAAGTGAAGGCAGGATACCTTTTCTGGACTGGTTGGATGCTCTTAAAGATTATAAAGGTAAAGCTAAAATAAGGGTAAAAATAGATCGCTTGAGTCTTGGTAACTTCAGCGATTGTAAGTCTTTAGAGGATGGTGTCCATGAATTGAAAGTGGATTGTGGTCCAGGGTATCGTGTATATTATGGACAGGCGGATTCCAACATAATAATACTTTTATGTGGAGGGGATAAAGGCACACAGAAGCATGATATTAAAAAAGCATTTTCATATTGGGAGGACTATAAAAGAAGATGA
- a CDS encoding proline--tRNA ligase gives MKYSKLLIPTLKETPSEAEAVSHVLMLRGGYVRQLAAGLYLYMPLFLRVMNKINKIIREEMDAIGAQEVSMPVLHPAEVWQKTGRWYDIKDEMFRLKDRTGRDMCLAMTHEEIMTWLASREIRSYRELPQMWYQIQTKLRDEARPKSGILRTREFIMKDSYSFDAGTDGLNISYELHAEAYKRIYTRCGLKFYMVESDPGMMGGATAHEFMAPSPAGEDDVALCSSCGYAANVELAVTTSRAIEFDETPFEEVFTPGKRTIDEVAGFLERDSQDFIKTLVLISDSGPVLALIRGDQELHEKKTQRIIGNFRIARKDEIQDIAGVEAGFIGPVGHTIKMIADNVLGTGSYVSGANKKDYHIRGIKPGVHFSADYYDLHMAHNNDGCPACGKPIVIERVIEIGNIFKLGTKYSIALNAVFLDKDGVEKPIIMGSYGIGPARVAAAAIEQNHDEHGIIWPPSIAPFAVVILPLNVNDTVSQKAAEDIYNSLTTNYIEVLMDDRDERAGIKFKDADLIGIPLQVVIGPKGLKENVIEIKIRKSKESLRVSPDKVLETVQELLQKWVEK, from the coding sequence ATGAAATATTCAAAACTTCTCATCCCCACGCTTAAGGAAACGCCCTCTGAGGCGGAGGCTGTCAGCCATGTGCTAATGCTAAGGGGCGGATATGTCAGACAACTGGCAGCAGGGCTGTACCTGTATATGCCCCTTTTTTTACGGGTTATGAATAAAATAAATAAAATAATCAGGGAAGAGATGGACGCTATAGGAGCCCAGGAGGTCTCCATGCCGGTGTTGCATCCTGCCGAGGTGTGGCAAAAGACCGGACGCTGGTATGACATAAAAGATGAGATGTTTCGTCTTAAGGACAGAACAGGACGGGATATGTGCCTTGCCATGACTCATGAGGAAATAATGACATGGCTGGCCTCACGGGAAATCCGCTCCTACAGGGAATTACCACAGATGTGGTATCAGATCCAGACCAAACTCCGGGACGAGGCAAGACCCAAAAGCGGCATACTTCGCACCCGTGAGTTTATAATGAAGGACAGTTACAGTTTTGACGCCGGCACGGATGGTCTAAATATCAGCTATGAGCTTCATGCAGAAGCCTATAAGAGAATTTATACACGGTGCGGCCTGAAATTTTACATGGTGGAGTCTGATCCGGGAATGATGGGAGGTGCCACTGCGCATGAGTTCATGGCCCCAAGCCCGGCTGGTGAAGACGATGTTGCACTCTGCAGCTCATGCGGCTATGCAGCCAACGTGGAGCTTGCCGTCACAACGTCTCGGGCAATTGAATTTGATGAAACACCCTTTGAAGAGGTATTCACTCCCGGCAAGAGAACAATTGATGAGGTTGCCGGTTTCTTAGAAAGGGATTCACAAGATTTCATAAAAACTCTGGTGTTAATTTCCGACAGCGGGCCGGTGCTGGCACTAATCCGCGGAGACCAGGAGCTTCATGAAAAGAAAACCCAGCGGATAATCGGAAACTTTCGCATTGCACGAAAAGATGAAATCCAGGACATAGCCGGAGTTGAGGCTGGCTTTATCGGCCCTGTCGGGCACACTATAAAGATGATAGCCGACAATGTACTAGGGACCGGCAGTTACGTAAGCGGCGCAAATAAAAAGGACTACCACATCAGAGGAATAAAGCCCGGCGTACATTTCAGTGCCGATTACTACGACCTTCATATGGCACACAATAATGACGGCTGTCCTGCTTGCGGCAAGCCCATTGTGATAGAGCGGGTAATTGAGATAGGAAACATATTTAAACTTGGAACTAAGTACTCCATTGCACTTAATGCAGTTTTTCTTGATAAGGACGGTGTGGAAAAACCAATTATAATGGGAAGTTACGGCATAGGGCCGGCTCGTGTAGCAGCAGCAGCCATTGAGCAAAACCATGACGAGCACGGCATCATATGGCCGCCTTCAATAGCTCCCTTTGCTGTTGTAATATTGCCTCTTAACGTAAATGACACAGTCTCACAAAAAGCAGCTGAAGATATTTATAATTCCCTTACCACAAACTACATCGAGGTTTTAATGGATGACAGGGATGAGCGGGCAGGCATTAAATTTAAGGACGCCGACCTTATCGGAATACCTCTACAGGTGGTAATCGGTCCCAAAGGCCTTAAGGAAAACGTGATTGAAATAAAAATCAGAAAATCAAAGGAATCTCTCAGGGTATCTCCTGATAAGGTTTTAGAGACCGTGCAGGAGCTACTGCAGAAGTGGGTAGAAAAGTAA
- a CDS encoding phosphatidylserine decarboxylase family protein, with product MKFAPEGIPFIAGAMAVTVAVGLFAFARSWNFVVSLLLLSFCMDVTVFMFYFFRDPERTTPVGNNVVVSPADGKVIVVSDVYEDTTLRADVRKLSIFMSPLNVHVNRIPYTGTVVHVKRNAGNFFKAFLDEASLKNENVATTLETDRGTMLIKQIAGSVARRAVCRAKPGDKLKTGERFGIIKFSSRVDLFLPLEANIVVKTGDMVRAGETVVANWTEKE from the coding sequence ATGAAATTTGCACCGGAAGGGATACCGTTTATTGCAGGGGCCATGGCTGTTACGGTTGCAGTTGGGCTTTTTGCATTTGCCAGAAGTTGGAATTTCGTGGTTTCTCTGTTACTTCTGTCCTTTTGTATGGATGTAACGGTGTTTATGTTTTATTTTTTTAGAGATCCGGAGAGAACCACACCTGTGGGGAACAATGTTGTAGTGTCCCCGGCGGACGGGAAAGTTATAGTAGTGTCGGATGTCTATGAGGATACAACACTGAGGGCTGATGTCAGAAAATTAAGCATCTTCATGTCCCCCCTCAATGTCCATGTAAACCGTATTCCCTACACCGGGACGGTGGTACATGTTAAGCGTAATGCAGGGAATTTTTTTAAAGCATTTCTTGATGAGGCATCCCTTAAAAATGAAAACGTTGCTACCACCCTGGAAACTGACAGAGGCACTATGTTGATAAAGCAGATAGCGGGCTCTGTGGCAAGGCGGGCTGTGTGCAGGGCAAAACCGGGAGACAAACTTAAAACCGGTGAAAGATTTGGTATAATTAAGTTCAGCTCCCGTGTGGATTTATTTTTACCGCTGGAAGCAAATATTGTCGTAAAAACAGGTGATATGGTCAGAGCCGGCGAGACGGTAGTGGCCAACTGGACGGAAAAGGAGTAA
- the pssA gene encoding CDP-diacylglycerol--serine O-phosphatidyltransferase, with product MKRGVYILPNGLTLVGMFFGFFSIVSSLKGDFTMAGWAILIANIFDGLDGWTARMTNSTSRFGIELDSLSDLVAFGVAPAIMIFTCALSPFGRIGWAVSFLYVSCGALRLARYNVQMVTAESKHFTGMPIPAAASILSTYVIFYQHMFNTHPGKSYFVLALTVLISLFMISTLRFHGAKEINFKERRPFLFLVALILILTVVVVHPPITLFVLAILYLIWGIIENTYLFYLKVRQQSRQSEQ from the coding sequence ATGAAAAGAGGCGTCTATATTTTACCTAACGGCCTGACACTGGTCGGCATGTTTTTTGGTTTTTTTTCAATAGTGTCCTCATTAAAGGGGGATTTTACAATGGCCGGCTGGGCAATACTTATTGCAAACATATTTGACGGCCTGGATGGCTGGACGGCAAGGATGACAAACAGCACATCGAGATTTGGAATAGAGCTGGATTCACTTTCCGATCTTGTGGCATTTGGCGTGGCTCCCGCCATTATGATTTTTACCTGTGCCCTTTCCCCGTTTGGGCGCATTGGGTGGGCGGTGTCGTTTCTTTACGTCAGTTGCGGGGCTTTGCGTCTTGCCAGGTATAACGTGCAAATGGTCACGGCTGAAAGTAAGCACTTTACAGGGATGCCGATACCGGCGGCAGCCTCTATCCTGTCAACCTATGTGATTTTCTATCAACATATGTTCAATACCCATCCTGGTAAAAGCTATTTTGTGTTGGCTCTGACCGTTTTAATATCCCTGTTTATGATAAGCACACTCAGATTTCACGGTGCAAAAGAGATTAATTTTAAAGAGCGCAGGCCGTTTCTTTTTCTTGTGGCTCTGATACTTATTCTTACTGTTGTGGTAGTCCACCCTCCGATAACTCTCTTTGTACTTGCAATTCTCTATCTCATATGGGGTATCATAGAAAATACATATTTATTTTATCTAAAGGTAAGACAGCAGAGCCGGCAGTCTGAACAGTAA
- a CDS encoding 2-isopropylmalate synthase, whose translation MPKKIIKIFDTTLRDGEQSPGAAMNVDQKIQIARQLAKLKVDVIEAGFPISSIGDFEAVKKIAEQLRDVTVAGLARTIEGDIDRVGEAIRGRDNGRVHIFIATSDIHLKYKLKMDRDEVLQTAVKAVKHARKYTDDVEFSAEDATRSDWDFLCKITEEVVKAGAATVNIPDTVGYTVPQEYSELIEYLFNKVPNIDKTVISVHCHNDLGLAVANSLSAVLKGAGQVECTVNGIGERAGNAAMEEIVMALKTRPAFFNADTTIVTHEIYKASRLVSKITGMAVQPNKAIVGDNAFAHESGVHQDGYLKERSTYEILKPEEIGIPKSKLILGKLSGRHAFKERLMELGYFPVDAELDKAFERFKSLSNQKRHIFDEDLEALVAEGVGGTCDVFCLSSLYISGGTEQKPVARIKITINGSELETQCDGDGPVDAVYRAVGELTKTKSALNKFEIKSITGGTDALGEVFVTLEEDDRVVRGSASDPDIIVASAKAYINALNKLEDKKRNIKKGI comes from the coding sequence ATGCCGAAGAAAATAATAAAAATATTTGACACTACCCTCAGAGACGGTGAGCAGTCCCCGGGGGCGGCTATGAATGTTGACCAGAAGATTCAAATAGCCCGTCAACTGGCGAAGTTAAAAGTGGATGTAATAGAAGCCGGATTCCCAATATCCTCAATCGGTGATTTTGAAGCGGTAAAAAAAATTGCTGAGCAGCTTAGAGATGTAACTGTAGCGGGGCTTGCCAGAACCATAGAGGGGGATATAGACCGCGTAGGGGAGGCGATAAGGGGCAGAGATAACGGCAGGGTTCACATCTTTATCGCCACAAGTGATATTCACTTGAAATATAAACTAAAAATGGACAGGGATGAGGTTTTGCAAACCGCTGTAAAGGCAGTTAAACACGCAAGGAAGTACACGGATGATGTGGAGTTTTCAGCCGAGGATGCAACTCGTTCCGACTGGGATTTTCTTTGCAAGATAACAGAGGAGGTTGTAAAGGCGGGGGCTGCAACGGTAAACATTCCCGATACGGTCGGTTACACGGTGCCTCAGGAGTACAGTGAGCTAATTGAATACCTGTTTAATAAGGTACCCAATATAGATAAGACAGTAATTTCCGTGCATTGCCATAATGACCTGGGGCTTGCCGTGGCAAATTCTTTATCTGCGGTTCTTAAGGGGGCAGGCCAGGTGGAGTGTACGGTAAACGGGATAGGTGAGAGGGCAGGCAATGCCGCTATGGAGGAGATAGTGATGGCGTTGAAAACCCGTCCGGCTTTTTTCAATGCCGATACTACAATTGTAACCCACGAGATATATAAAGCAAGCCGTCTGGTGTCAAAGATAACCGGTATGGCGGTTCAGCCCAATAAGGCCATTGTCGGGGATAATGCCTTTGCTCATGAATCAGGCGTGCATCAGGACGGGTATTTAAAGGAACGCTCCACATACGAGATACTAAAACCGGAGGAGATAGGAATTCCAAAGAGTAAACTGATACTGGGAAAGCTCTCCGGCAGACATGCCTTTAAGGAGCGTCTGATGGAGCTTGGGTATTTCCCGGTTGATGCAGAACTGGATAAAGCTTTTGAGAGATTTAAATCGCTTTCCAATCAAAAGAGGCACATCTTTGATGAGGACCTTGAGGCCCTTGTTGCAGAAGGCGTGGGCGGAACCTGTGATGTTTTTTGCCTTTCCAGTCTTTACATATCAGGGGGCACCGAGCAAAAACCTGTTGCAAGAATAAAGATCACTATAAACGGCAGTGAGCTTGAGACACAGTGTGACGGTGACGGTCCTGTGGATGCGGTTTACAGGGCTGTCGGGGAATTGACAAAAACAAAGAGCGCTTTAAATAAATTTGAAATAAAAAGTATAACCGGCGGAACCGACGCACTGGGTGAGGTCTTTGTCACCCTTGAGGAAGATGACAGAGTGGTCAGAGGCAGCGCATCTGACCCTGATATAATAGTGGCCTCGGCTAAAGCTTATATCAATGCACTCAATAAGCTTGAGGATAAGAAAAGAAACATTAAAAAAGGCATATAG
- a CDS encoding chemotaxis protein CheX produces the protein MKAEIINPFLVSIVNVLATMAQTEARVGKPVLKKDNVGKGDVSGVIGLAGEQTKGSIAITFTEKAIIDIASKMLGEQLNTVDETVADMVGEITNMVTGGAKKILSEKGLKFNLATPSIIVGKGHMISHRSKAPVILLPFETNAGSFFVEICFDEFALKK, from the coding sequence ATGAAAGCAGAAATAATTAATCCATTTTTGGTATCAATCGTAAATGTTTTGGCGACAATGGCCCAGACCGAGGCACGGGTTGGTAAACCGGTGCTTAAAAAGGATAATGTCGGCAAGGGAGATGTCTCAGGGGTTATCGGCCTTGCCGGTGAACAGACTAAGGGCTCTATTGCGATTACTTTTACCGAGAAGGCCATAATAGATATAGCCTCAAAGATGTTGGGTGAGCAACTCAACACTGTGGATGAAACCGTGGCTGATATGGTTGGTGAAATAACAAATATGGTAACCGGTGGGGCTAAAAAAATCCTTTCTGAAAAGGGGTTGAAGTTTAACCTTGCCACTCCCTCAATTATTGTAGGCAAAGGACATATGATCTCGCACAGATCAAAGGCTCCTGTGATATTGCTTCCTTTTGAAACAAATGCAGGCAGTTTTTTCGTGGAAATTTGTTTTGACGAGTTTGCCCTGAAAAAGTGA
- a CDS encoding aspartate-semialdehyde dehydrogenase: MLVKKDKYVVAVVGATGAVGNEMIETLQMRDFPVDKLRLFASERSEGGTLTFKNAEITVERLTKGVFKGIDIALFSAGAERSREFAPDAAAAGCVVVDNSSAWRMDPEVPLVVPEVNPHDLKKHKGIIANPNCSTIQMVVALKPIHDAVRIKRIVVSTYQAVSGTGKKAMDELLEQTGDLLHFRDIKISVYPHQIAYNCLPHIDVFLENGYTKEEMKMVHETRKIMGDGTIRVTATTVRVPVFRGHSESVNIETHRKITANEARALLSEAPGVILFDAPAKNIYPTAIDCAGKDAVYVGRVREDESIENGLNMWVVSDNLRKGAALNAVQIAEKLIEPPL, encoded by the coding sequence ATGCTCGTGAAAAAAGACAAATATGTAGTGGCAGTGGTGGGAGCTACGGGGGCTGTGGGAAACGAAATGATAGAAACTCTTCAGATGAGGGACTTTCCGGTAGATAAACTACGGTTGTTTGCTTCGGAACGGTCTGAGGGAGGGACCCTCACATTTAAGAATGCTGAGATAACTGTGGAGCGTCTTACAAAGGGGGTCTTTAAAGGTATAGATATCGCCCTGTTTTCAGCAGGTGCGGAAAGGAGCAGGGAGTTTGCGCCGGATGCCGCAGCCGCAGGCTGCGTTGTTGTTGATAATTCCAGCGCATGGCGCATGGACCCGGAGGTTCCCCTTGTCGTTCCTGAGGTAAATCCTCACGATTTAAAAAAACATAAAGGGATAATTGCAAACCCCAACTGCTCCACCATTCAGATGGTGGTAGCCCTCAAACCTATTCATGATGCCGTGAGGATTAAGAGAATCGTGGTATCCACCTACCAGGCCGTCTCCGGTACCGGTAAGAAGGCTATGGATGAGCTTTTAGAACAAACAGGGGATTTACTCCATTTCAGGGATATAAAAATCTCCGTCTATCCACATCAGATAGCCTATAACTGTCTCCCGCATATAGATGTGTTTCTTGAAAACGGTTACACAAAAGAAGAGATGAAAATGGTCCACGAGACCAGGAAAATTATGGGAGACGGCACAATACGCGTAACGGCTACGACGGTGCGTGTACCGGTCTTTAGGGGACACTCAGAAAGCGTCAACATAGAAACGCACCGAAAAATCACGGCAAATGAAGCAAGGGCACTGCTGTCTGAGGCCCCGGGAGTAATACTCTTTGACGCACCGGCTAAAAACATTTACCCTACCGCCATAGACTGCGCCGGCAAGGATGCTGTGTATGTAGGTAGGGTACGTGAGGATGAGTCCATAGAAAACGGCCTTAACATGTGGGTGGTTTCCGATAATCTCAGAAAAGGAGCAGCTTTGAATGCCGTCCAGATAGCTGAAAAACTCATAGAGCCCCCTTTGTAG
- a CDS encoding flagellin FliC → MAFVINTNIMSLNAQRNLRRTQGPLQDAMARLSSGYRINSAKDDAAGLAISTRMSSQVRGLTVSVRNANDGLSMVQTAEGAMDEITNNLQRIRELGVQAMSGQYGVTDISYMQKEVNALVEEIGRISEQTKFNGQRLLAGGFDSKLHTSYSASDSQIRISVGSMNTDALGGQIFTATGKNGATMFLKDIHTATSSGVQGIGDATFVSGAGYPPNYSFEAKSSITYTGSSSFQVADSTTATGYRSQASNAIAIIDSALNFVTSAKATMGAKANQFEASIRNIDNTIETTQASRSRIMDADFAAETANLTKSMILQQSGISVLSQANSAPQNVLALLK, encoded by the coding sequence ATGGCTTTTGTAATTAATACAAACATAATGTCTCTAAATGCTCAACGTAATTTAAGGCGAACACAGGGACCGCTGCAGGATGCAATGGCCAGATTATCATCGGGTTATAGGATAAACTCAGCTAAGGATGACGCAGCAGGTCTTGCAATATCAACAAGAATGTCTTCACAGGTAAGGGGTTTAACCGTCTCTGTAAGAAATGCCAACGACGGCCTCTCGATGGTGCAAACCGCTGAGGGCGCAATGGATGAAATAACCAACAACCTTCAGAGAATAAGAGAGCTGGGCGTTCAGGCTATGAGTGGGCAGTATGGTGTAACAGACATATCGTACATGCAGAAAGAGGTTAATGCTCTTGTTGAGGAGATAGGCAGAATATCTGAACAGACCAAGTTCAACGGCCAGCGGCTGCTTGCCGGAGGGTTTGATTCAAAACTTCACACAAGTTATTCAGCCTCTGACTCGCAGATAAGGATATCTGTAGGCTCTATGAACACAGATGCCCTAGGCGGCCAGATATTTACAGCAACCGGCAAAAACGGCGCAACTATGTTTTTAAAAGACATCCACACGGCTACATCTTCCGGTGTGCAAGGTATCGGGGACGCCACTTTTGTCAGTGGTGCGGGGTATCCGCCTAACTACAGCTTTGAGGCTAAATCCTCTATAACATACACCGGTTCATCATCGTTTCAGGTAGCTGATTCAACCACTGCAACCGGTTACAGGTCCCAGGCGTCAAATGCCATAGCCATTATAGACTCAGCGCTGAATTTTGTGACAAGCGCCAAAGCGACTATGGGTGCTAAGGCTAATCAGTTTGAGGCCTCTATCAGAAACATAGACAACACGATAGAGACAACGCAGGCTTCGCGTTCAAGAATAATGGATGCCGACTTTGCAGCAGAAACGGCAAATCTTACTAAGTCAATGATATTACAGCAGTCCGGCATCTCAGTTCTGTCTCAGGCTAATTCAGCTCCGCAGAACGTGCTTGCCCTGTTGAAATAG
- a CDS encoding flagellar protein FlaG: protein MNINLGPLSSYASEWGKQPQKRDITVSEQEQRSGGQSTGDGKLNKALEKAPAEQSAELKENKAVFAVDENQKVVIRIVDSDGNLLKQIPAEEYVKMVQQLEQNSQNLFHKET from the coding sequence ATGAATATTAATTTAGGGCCCCTGAGCTCATATGCCTCAGAGTGGGGGAAACAGCCCCAGAAGAGGGATATCACTGTAAGTGAGCAGGAGCAGCGCAGTGGGGGACAGTCAACAGGTGACGGCAAGTTAAATAAAGCTTTAGAAAAGGCACCGGCGGAGCAATCAGCCGAATTAAAAGAGAATAAGGCGGTTTTTGCTGTTGATGAGAATCAAAAAGTTGTAATCAGAATCGTTGATTCCGATGGTAATCTTCTTAAGCAGATACCTGCCGAGGAGTATGTAAAAATGGTGCAACAACTGGAGCAGAATTCCCAGAACTTGTTCCATAAGGAGACATAA
- the fliD gene encoding flagellar filament capping protein FliD, producing the protein MAAITSTVGAFSGINTGDIIDKLMTIEKQPYEKLTTKKKEFQTDISSYGEVASNLSSLKAALANIQSKKLNSYTASSSDAQYVKVTADTGASAGQYGLKVAQLAQEEKLYSQAFSSTSDVFNSGTITVSNGGHSTTITLDYSNKTLSGIRDAINSAATDVSATILHDSTGYRLMLSSRGGSTSSPLSISVSDAGGSANALDAFTYDPTTGGNMTLLQYRQDAQFSVDGFQLTSPTNRVSNAVSGLTFDLVNPTSNRTVTVTVNPNSISTSDNMKTFVEAYNNTLAKLKELTAKGQPLQSDGTIRTIINSMRNVFISGTSSSSVAVFGIAHNKDGTLAIDSTKMDTAISRSMVNFYKSINSFSSSFTTTLTNILTNTLSVKNDTINTQIRQIDDKQSSLSDILDKKRAAYVKKFAAMEQAIADMQSQSQSLNNITRSSTTSK; encoded by the coding sequence ATGGCTGCGATAACCTCAACTGTAGGAGCTTTCTCAGGAATAAACACCGGAGATATTATTGATAAGCTTATGACGATAGAGAAGCAACCTTATGAAAAACTTACTACTAAAAAGAAAGAATTTCAAACGGATATAAGCTCCTACGGGGAGGTAGCGTCCAATTTGTCATCGCTTAAGGCTGCGCTGGCAAATATTCAGTCAAAAAAGCTCAACTCATATACCGCCTCATCATCAGATGCGCAGTATGTGAAAGTTACGGCAGACACGGGGGCAAGTGCAGGGCAATATGGATTGAAGGTTGCTCAACTGGCTCAGGAGGAGAAACTTTATTCACAGGCATTTTCCTCTACATCGGATGTTTTTAATTCCGGCACAATAACAGTCTCAAACGGCGGCCACAGCACTACGATAACACTCGATTACTCTAATAAGACTCTCTCGGGCATCAGAGACGCCATAAACTCCGCCGCTACCGACGTCAGTGCCACAATACTTCACGACAGCACCGGATATCGCCTGATGCTTAGCTCCCGCGGTGGTTCCACATCATCTCCCCTGTCTATATCTGTTTCAGATGCCGGTGGCTCAGCCAATGCGCTGGATGCTTTCACCTATGATCCCACAACAGGGGGCAATATGACTTTGCTTCAGTACCGGCAGGACGCCCAGTTTTCCGTTGACGGTTTCCAGTTGACAAGTCCTACAAACAGAGTATCCAACGCTGTAAGCGGGTTAACTTTCGACCTGGTTAACCCCACTTCCAACAGAACGGTTACAGTTACAGTCAATCCTAATTCAATATCTACTTCCGACAACATGAAAACCTTTGTTGAGGCTTACAATAATACACTTGCTAAATTAAAGGAGCTTACCGCAAAGGGGCAGCCTCTTCAAAGTGATGGAACTATCAGAACTATAATTAATTCCATGAGAAACGTCTTTATCTCCGGCACATCAAGCAGTTCCGTGGCGGTATTCGGTATTGCACACAACAAAGATGGTACATTAGCGATAGACAGCACAAAGATGGATACTGCTATTTCAAGGAGTATGGTTAATTTTTATAAATCAATTAATTCTTTTTCCAGTTCTTTTACCACTACACTGACAAATATTCTTACTAACACTTTATCTGTTAAAAATGATACTATTAACACACAGATAAGGCAAATTGATGACAAGCAGAGCTCTCTATCTGATATTCTGGATAAAAAGCGGGCAGCGTATGTTAAAAAGTTTGCGGCGATGGAACAGGCTATAGCAGATATGCAATCTCAAAGCCAAAGTTTAAACAACATAACCCGTTCAAGCACTACGTCGAAATAA
- the fliS gene encoding flagellar export chaperone FliS has translation MQNISYAQHAYRSIDISSLSPLDLIIKLYDGAISFLSKAAVGIEKKNKLVKIEYINKTRMILEELLASLNIEAGGEIALHLQDLYTYMLVELTRANANDSIDKVYHVQELMKTLRSAWQEIKTTTPATDLYTSRTINSSH, from the coding sequence ATGCAAAACATCTCTTATGCGCAGCACGCTTACAGAAGCATTGATATAAGTAGTTTATCGCCCCTTGACCTCATAATAAAGCTATATGACGGCGCAATAAGCTTTCTGTCAAAGGCGGCAGTCGGCATAGAGAAAAAAAATAAACTGGTTAAAATCGAGTATATAAACAAAACCCGCATGATTTTAGAAGAACTTCTTGCATCATTAAACATAGAGGCAGGCGGCGAAATAGCCCTCCACCTGCAGGACCTCTATACCTACATGCTCGTGGAGCTTACCCGCGCAAATGCCAATGATTCCATTGATAAGGTATATCACGTTCAGGAACTTATGAAAACTCTCAGAAGCGCCTGGCAAGAGATAAAGACTACTACTCCGGCAACTGACCTATATACCAGCAGAACCATAAACAGTTCACACTGA